From the genome of Euwallacea similis isolate ESF13 chromosome 24, ESF131.1, whole genome shotgun sequence, one region includes:
- the LOC136416611 gene encoding collagen and calcium-binding EGF domain-containing protein 1-like: MLLFLLINVLSSLIVALEGPGEEILPSQDGYYLDTLNEVAAGTGPDTLECPSDNIITTRYKCNMNGKWIDCTRRHCCNNYTFINGRCIPKDQDPCKMNLCEQRCTVYLQRVICTCFEGYRFNPDNQRNGIKPVCVDIDECEDRNGDCEHRCTNEIGGYRCSCKEGFVLRADNRTCELEADSSLHKGEIEDPLRETMAGHLNRCYANCESLVRMDEKLKTLQEKVSALSTAIRLSSFASGPPGPLGPPGAPGPPGPRGFPGLDSNAISTSASYPDFTYSMLDAFVPISDEEPTQCKCKRGARGEPGAQGAQGHKGEQGERGLRGPKGDRGSFDFLLLMLADIRHDIVHLQKKVYVNERPPKFDFEASLSKKKVKHKQRILQKQKILQAYVSPTIETSTKLGGTVRKATNVPGTSTSQVNRADERSTTQNSIQVSTMPLAQETEEFRDVDFSKIEETFDNNNYDEWSGEEMTEEDYM, from the exons ATGTTGCTATTCCttttaataaatgtattatCAAGTTTAATCGTGGCACTGGAAGGACCTGGCGAAGAAATCCTTCCGTCACAGGATGGATATTACCTAGATACTCTTAACGAAGTTGCCGCCGGAACAGG aCCTGATACATTGGAATGTCCTTCAGATAACATCATAACAACGCGATATAAATGCAACATGAATGGAAAATGGATTGACTGCACCAGACGCCATTGTTGTAACAACTATACTTTCATTAATGGAAG ATGTATTCCGAAAGACCAAGATCCATGCAAAATGAACTTATGCGAACAACGTTGCACAGTTTACCTTCAGAGAGTGATCTGCACCTGTTTTGAGGGCTACAGATTCAATCCAGATAATCAAAGGAATGGAATTAAACCTGTATGTGTGG ACATAGATGAATGCGAGGACCGAAATGGGGATTGCGAACACAGGTGCACGAACGAGATTGGAGGTTATCGCTGTTCCTGCAAAGAAGGGTTCGTTTTAAGGGCCGATAACCGGACCTGCGAACTGGAAGCTGACAGTAGTCTACATAAGGGTGAAATTGAAGACCCTTTGAGAGAGACTATGGCCGGTCACTTGAATCGATGCTACGCAAACTGCGAGAGTTTGGTTAGGATggatgaaaaactgaaaactttaCAAGAGAAA GTTTCAGCCCTCAGTACTGCAATAAGACTTTCAAGCTTCGCGTCTGGGCCACCAGGACCTCTAGGTCCGCCTGGAGCACCAGGACCACCTGGACCAAGAGGATTTCCGG GGTTGGATTCGAATGCTATATCTACTTCGGCATCTTATCCAGATTTCACGTATTCTATGTTAGACGCGTTTGTGCCGATATCAGACGAAGAGCCGACGCAGTGCAAATGTAAGAGAGGTGCAAGG GGAGAACCTGGCGCCCAGGGCGCTCAAGGCCACAAAGGAGAACAGGGAGAAAGAGGACTGAGAGGTCCCAAAGGCGATCGAGGGTCATTTGACTTTCTCTTGCTAATGTTAGCTGATATCCGGCATGACATAGTAcacttacaaaaaaaagtgtaTGTTAATgaaag ACCCCCGAAATTCGATTTTGAAGCCTCTctctcaaagaaaaaagtcaaacaCAAGCAGCGAATATTGCAGAAGCAAAAAATACTTCAGGCCTACGTCAGCCCGACAATAGAAACATCTACGAAGCTTGGTGGTACTGTCCGTAAAGCGACTAATGTCCCAGGAACTAGTACATCTCAAGTAAATCGAGCTGATGAAAGAAGTACTACGCAAAATTCCATTCAAGTTAGTACTATGCCATTGGCTCAGGAAACTGAAGAATTTAGGGACGTCGACTTCTCGAAGATTGAGGAGACCTtcgacaataataattatgatgAATGGTCTGGTGAAGAAATGACTGAAGAAGATTATATGTAA
- the Dhps gene encoding probable deoxyhypusine synthase, whose product MENPAEEDILLSNAKNPEEAVLVKTTDTSMLKEKVVGYDWSKGINYDKLLESYLHTGFQATNFGLAVEEVKKMLHCRKRPISPDKYIDTEDEFTTVQNSCTIFLGYTSNLVSCGLRETIRFLVQNKLVDCIVTTAGGIEEDFIKCLCPTYLGSFNLDGKSLREKGLNRIGNLLVPNDNYCSFENWIIPIFDRMLEEQHANNVLWTPSKVISRLGKEIHHEESIYYWANKNKIPVFCPALTDGSIGDMMFLHSFKNPGLVVDIVQDLRRLNLMAMNAINSGIIILGGGVIKHHIANANLMRNGADFAVYINTGSEFDGSDSGARPDEAKSWGKIKKDATPVKIYAEVSLIFPLLVAQTFAKEIYGIKDDTKGNLREDKK is encoded by the exons ATGGAAAATCCTGCAGAAGAAGACATATTACTGTCAAACGCAAAGAATCCTGAGGAAGCTGTATTGGTAAAAACAACAGATACATCTATGCTGAAAGAAAAAGTAGTCGGGTATGACTGGTCTAAAGgaataaattatgataaacTCCTGGAAAGTTATTTACACACGGGATTTCAAGCCACTAATTTTGGCCTAGCTGTTGAGGAAGTAAAGAAAATGCTACATTGTCGTAAACGTCCAATTTCTCCAGATAAATACATAGATACTGAAGATGAATTTACAACGGTGCAAAACAGCTGCACTATTTTTTTGGGGTATACTTCCAATTTGGTTTCTTGTGGTCTTAGAGAAACTATAAGATTTCTAGTTCAGAATAAGTTG GTAGATTGTATAGTAACAACAGCTGGGGGCATCGAagaagattttattaaatgccTCTGCCCTACATATCTGGgaagttttaatttagatGGTAAATCTTTGAGAGAAAAAGGCTTAAACCGAATAGGTAACCTTCTTGTACCAAATGACAATTACTGTAGCTTTGAAAACTGGATTATCCCGATTTTTGATAGGATGCTTGAAGAGCAACATGCAAATAATGTTTTGTGGACTCCTAGTAAAGTTATTAGTAGGTTAGGCAAAGAAATTCACCATGAAGAAAGCATTTACTATTgggcaaacaaaaataaaattccagtGTTTTGTCCTGCTTTAACAGATGGAAGTATTGGAGACATGATGTTTTTACACTCGTTTAAAAACCCTGGGTTGGTTGTAGACATTGTACAAG ACCTAAGGAGACTTAACCTTATGGCAATGAATGCAATAAACAGCGGCATAATAATCCTTGGTGGAGGTGTAATCAAACATCATATAGCCAATGCCAATTTAATG AGAAATGGTGCTGATTTCGCGGTTTATATAAACACGGGATCCGAATTCGATGGTAGCGATTCAGGAGCTAGACCAGACGAGGCCAAATCCTGGGGAAAGATAAAAAAGGATGCAACGCCTGTTAAAATTTATGCAGAAGTTTCACTGATTTTTCCATTGTTGGTAGCTCAGACGTTTGCCAAAGAGATATACGGAATTAAAGATGATACTAAAGGTAATTTGAGAGAagataagaaataa